A DNA window from Desulfofalx alkaliphila DSM 12257 contains the following coding sequences:
- a CDS encoding GGDEF domain-containing protein → MIAFFLAAHKLKNRTEPNTAMSVLQYIVVLVIMASGIAVVTVDQLVTTNITPFLLICIIVGSVFLIRPLISFMIFITSYAAYYYLIALTITNQQILLSNRVNGITAIGIGFLLSLIMWHYNFTNITQKRCIESQQKQLEKMAYYDPLTDLPNRRYLEKLLEREFSSMQRCGHETVLIILDIDNFKNINDTYGHPVGDNILRQLANLLINNVRESDTVSRFGGEEFIILMPKTSVEEGYAFAERLRKLIMEKRFTVGAITLQVTASFGVSSMADINNQNLEDYYFHADKALYLAKQGGKNRVEVACGG, encoded by the coding sequence ATGATTGCTTTCTTCTTAGCAGCCCATAAACTAAAAAACAGAACAGAACCAAATACCGCCATGTCTGTATTACAATACATTGTTGTGCTTGTTATTATGGCGTCAGGCATTGCCGTAGTCACTGTTGATCAATTGGTAACCACCAATATCACGCCTTTTTTGTTAATTTGCATTATAGTCGGCTCTGTTTTTTTAATTAGACCATTGATTTCTTTTATGATTTTTATAACTTCGTATGCGGCCTATTATTATTTAATAGCCTTAACCATAACCAACCAGCAGATACTGCTTTCCAACAGGGTTAATGGAATTACTGCCATAGGAATCGGTTTCTTGCTTAGCCTTATTATGTGGCATTATAATTTCACCAATATTACCCAAAAGCGGTGCATTGAGAGTCAACAAAAACAATTAGAGAAAATGGCATATTATGATCCCCTTACTGATTTGCCTAACAGGCGTTATCTAGAGAAATTGCTGGAACGAGAGTTTTCTTCAATGCAGCGTTGCGGTCATGAAACGGTTTTAATAATATTAGATATTGATAACTTTAAAAACATTAATGATACCTACGGTCATCCGGTAGGTGACAATATACTTAGGCAACTGGCCAATCTTTTAATAAACAATGTTAGAGAATCAGATACCGTATCTAGGTTTGGCGGAGAAGAATTTATTATCCTTATGCCCAAAACTTCCGTGGAGGAAGGGTATGCCTTTGCTGAAAGGCTAAGAAAGTTAATTATGGAAAAAAGATTTACCGTAGGGGCCATTACATTACAAGTTACTGCCAGCTTCGGTGTATCTTCAATGGCTGATATAAATAATCAAAATTTAGAGGATTACTACTTCCATGCAGATAAAGCGCTCTATTTGGCTAAACAAGGGGGTAAAAATAGAGTTGAAGTGGCCTGTGGGGGGTAG
- a CDS encoding YbaN family protein, producing MKKILLTLIGTLSLILGIIGIILPILPTTPFLLLSLYCYVRSSEKIYYFILNNKYLAPYVKDYISGKGIPLKAKKKAIFLIWLTIGFSIVFVVSNLFARIILLIIAVLVSIYIWTRSTREN from the coding sequence ATGAAAAAGATCCTACTGACTCTTATAGGTACTCTTAGCTTAATATTGGGGATCATTGGTATCATTCTGCCCATACTTCCTACAACCCCATTTTTATTGCTGTCCCTTTATTGCTATGTGCGAAGCAGTGAAAAAATATATTATTTTATTCTTAACAATAAATATCTTGCTCCCTATGTGAAAGATTATATTTCCGGCAAGGGCATACCGCTCAAGGCCAAGAAGAAAGCAATCTTTTTGATTTGGTTAACCATAGGATTTTCTATTGTATTTGTAGTAAGCAATCTTTTTGCCAGAATAATCCTTTTAATAATTGCTGTCCTTGTATCTATATATATTTGGACGAGATCCACCCGAGAAAACTAG
- a CDS encoding RNA polymerase sigma factor — protein sequence MIAADVYKKAAEGDPKAIEKICVATWEPLYRFIYYKVQNREDAEDVTQETYVKTLSYMQKNKAPQENFLGFMKTVSLNIIRDRWRKEKRGGVLVNFQQINPAETAAGDQQNAIAQRLLLEGAMAKLSQEQQTILELRIIKGYSVAETAKLLGKTEGAVRTAQHRALQALSRLLDDKELQDQKGEGSC from the coding sequence GTGATAGCTGCTGATGTATATAAAAAGGCTGCGGAGGGTGACCCCAAAGCCATAGAAAAAATATGTGTGGCCACTTGGGAACCCCTTTACCGCTTTATTTACTATAAAGTACAAAACCGAGAGGATGCAGAGGATGTTACCCAGGAAACATATGTTAAAACACTAAGTTACATGCAGAAAAACAAGGCTCCCCAAGAAAATTTTTTGGGCTTTATGAAAACTGTTTCTCTAAATATAATCCGGGATCGGTGGCGTAAAGAGAAACGGGGAGGGGTGTTAGTGAATTTCCAACAAATAAATCCGGCAGAAACAGCCGCCGGTGATCAGCAAAATGCCATAGCACAGCGCTTACTGTTGGAAGGTGCAATGGCCAAGCTGAGTCAGGAACAGCAAACCATTCTTGAACTGCGAATTATAAAGGGCTATTCGGTGGCTGAAACTGCAAAGCTGCTGGGGAAAACGGAAGGGGCAGTCCGCACAGCACAGCATCGAGCCTTGCAGGCCTTATCCCGGTTGCTGGATGATAAAGAGCTGCAAGACCAAAAAGGGGAGGGATCATGTTGA
- a CDS encoding CynX/NimT family MFS transporter yields MNHRVQDSYKWVVLSISFLMMMCFALSLQVLPPLFEQIMKEVSFSNSQAGILMGAYAIPGIFLPFLVAYLAIRFDIKKLIIVALLIMIGGLTAFSFVGSFPLFILFRLMAGVGATVLVVLAPLLITMFFDRNRMGIGMGIFNMAVPLGTVLAANFSGLLGQVFGWRVMLQGVAGFLGLVLLFVIIALSLPKSNDSNGSSGDSRPKFKGSMSLWFLVAIWTLANAQLLAYVTFGPQFYQSIGLGERAGFLTSLIMLASIFLAPIMGLLFDKTGRKKPFFLMGNLIILISFAFLAANFFGLPLWAVALGVGFAPIPVFVFTLLPETVKPHEIGMGMGMLTVASNLGTTVGPPVLGSMLDQTGGNFLISFIALAGVSAAIIALTFGLKTGGLGRKN; encoded by the coding sequence GTGAATCACCGGGTACAAGATTCATATAAATGGGTGGTCCTAAGTATTTCTTTTCTTATGATGATGTGCTTTGCTTTATCCTTACAAGTGTTGCCGCCACTTTTTGAGCAAATAATGAAAGAAGTGTCTTTCTCGAACTCCCAGGCAGGAATCTTAATGGGGGCTTACGCTATTCCCGGGATTTTTCTCCCTTTCTTAGTTGCCTATCTGGCTATTCGTTTCGATATAAAAAAATTGATTATTGTGGCTTTACTTATTATGATTGGCGGATTAACAGCCTTTTCTTTTGTGGGATCTTTTCCACTTTTTATTTTATTTAGACTAATGGCAGGGGTGGGAGCGACTGTGTTAGTGGTACTCGCTCCTCTCTTAATTACTATGTTTTTTGATCGAAACAGAATGGGAATTGGCATGGGGATCTTTAATATGGCCGTGCCGTTGGGTACTGTCTTAGCAGCCAATTTTTCCGGTCTTTTGGGACAAGTATTTGGCTGGAGGGTTATGTTACAGGGTGTTGCAGGTTTTTTAGGGCTGGTGCTGCTATTTGTGATAATAGCCCTTTCGCTGCCTAAAAGTAACGACTCTAATGGGTCAAGTGGAGATTCAAGGCCGAAGTTCAAAGGCAGTATGAGTTTATGGTTTCTGGTTGCCATTTGGACACTTGCCAATGCTCAGCTTTTAGCTTATGTCACTTTCGGCCCTCAGTTTTATCAGTCTATCGGTTTAGGGGAGCGTGCAGGATTTTTAACCAGCTTGATTATGCTTGCATCAATCTTTTTAGCACCGATCATGGGGTTGCTTTTTGATAAAACGGGTCGTAAAAAACCTTTTTTCCTAATGGGGAATCTTATCATCTTAATTTCTTTTGCCTTCTTAGCTGCGAATTTCTTTGGTCTCCCCTTATGGGCTGTTGCTTTGGGGGTCGGCTTTGCTCCGATACCTGTCTTCGTTTTTACCCTTCTTCCTGAGACAGTTAAACCCCACGAGATAGGTATGGGGATGGGGATGCTAACAGTTGCCTCGAACTTAGGTACAACGGTAGGCCCCCCTGTTTTAGGCTCAATGCTAGATCAAACAGGTGGTAATTTCTTGATTTCATTTATTGCTTTGGCAGGGGTATCGGCAGCAATCATCGCCCTTACCTTTGGGTTAAAAACCGGGGGCTTAGGGAGGAAAAATTAA
- a CDS encoding LolA family protein, giving the protein MSKNSAEEKLSNYIDALNNEQHSETADTANDPELEKLLATARLVRSLREPVMPEDGYPQKLARTVAGEVQKARQNGQAAKSKPKSVKGILPAMAALAAGLLIFVLVNWLGPFNQDVVYAMEKAVTQLSNYHGILEMRTKNAVGEEWLVRQVELWAEDDKYAIRQDDGTLIINNGRQKWQISHNDREVALLPLLPDHTRNNFDLRDEAKRAKQYPHTIVGSELIAGRQATKLAISPPGGMEYYLWVDIETNLPIQLQTAMQNALQTTYTFVSFKPNTEIDPQIFTYQVPQGYRVVENEPGQLVATVEEAAAISGVTPLLPEKAPIRILAFQDRIIFDYGDTTITETMPKGDFEPAANASLGVAAGGPLEVWWDRLRWRQNGLEIQVEGVQRLELAGQIAPDLTVPNSNQDLVSKAQVKVSVDKELVEADQKQVDRGSSPWQLDPLQVSLTFVNLKVTPEGIQGEPEIPMSSYKVVANNSAEAVVEVGHGPIERVYLKRLVRQDETGIWSVVGYDPR; this is encoded by the coding sequence TTGAGTAAAAACAGTGCGGAAGAAAAGCTTTCTAATTATATAGATGCCTTAAATAATGAACAACATTCAGAAACAGCGGATACCGCCAATGACCCGGAGCTGGAAAAGCTGCTGGCAACGGCTCGGCTGGTCCGTTCTTTGAGAGAGCCTGTCATGCCTGAGGATGGGTATCCACAGAAATTAGCCCGGACCGTGGCCGGTGAGGTCCAAAAAGCAAGACAAAACGGACAAGCGGCTAAATCCAAACCAAAGTCTGTTAAAGGAATTTTACCGGCTATGGCAGCCTTGGCTGCCGGTTTGCTGATATTTGTATTAGTAAACTGGTTGGGTCCATTTAATCAGGATGTGGTTTATGCCATGGAGAAGGCAGTTACCCAATTGTCAAATTATCATGGTATCCTGGAAATGCGTACAAAGAATGCCGTGGGGGAGGAATGGTTGGTACGTCAGGTGGAGCTTTGGGCCGAAGATGATAAATATGCCATCAGGCAAGATGATGGTACTCTGATTATTAATAACGGCCGGCAAAAGTGGCAGATCAGTCATAATGATAGGGAAGTAGCCTTGCTGCCGCTGCTGCCAGATCACACCCGGAACAATTTTGACCTGCGTGATGAGGCCAAACGGGCAAAACAATACCCTCACACTATTGTTGGCTCTGAGTTGATTGCCGGTCGGCAAGCAACAAAACTTGCAATTTCCCCGCCGGGAGGAATGGAGTATTATCTATGGGTCGATATCGAGACCAATTTACCCATTCAACTGCAAACAGCCATGCAAAATGCACTGCAGACCACATATACCTTTGTAAGTTTTAAACCCAATACTGAAATTGATCCTCAAATATTTACCTATCAGGTACCCCAGGGATACCGGGTGGTAGAAAACGAGCCGGGACAATTGGTAGCCACCGTTGAAGAGGCAGCCGCCATCAGCGGAGTAACACCTTTGTTGCCGGAGAAGGCACCGATCCGCATCCTAGCCTTTCAAGATAGAATTATCTTTGATTATGGCGATACCACCATTACAGAAACAATGCCTAAGGGAGATTTTGAACCGGCAGCCAATGCCTCCTTAGGTGTTGCCGCCGGCGGCCCCCTTGAGGTATGGTGGGATAGACTGCGGTGGAGGCAAAATGGCCTTGAAATTCAAGTGGAAGGGGTTCAACGGCTGGAGCTGGCCGGTCAGATTGCACCTGATCTCACCGTTCCCAATTCCAATCAAGACCTGGTAAGTAAGGCCCAGGTTAAAGTTTCGGTAGATAAAGAGCTTGTTGAAGCTGACCAAAAACAGGTGGATAGGGGAAGCAGCCCTTGGCAGCTTGATCCTTTGCAGGTATCTCTTACTTTTGTAAATTTAAAGGTAACACCGGAAGGAATTCAAGGGGAGCCAGAAATACCCATGTCGTCCTATAAAGTGGTGGCAAACAATTCTGCTGAAGCGGTTGTGGAAGTGGGGCATGGGCCAATCGAGCGGGTCTATCTAAAGCGACTGGTTCGGCAGGATGAGACAGGTATCTGGTCGGTGGTAGGATACGATCCCCGTTAA
- a CDS encoding AraC family transcriptional regulator translates to MLKELNGVIDYIEEHLTDHLSLERISEYAGVSDYHLRKIFFYLSGMTLSEYIKNRRLSEANKDLLNGEKVTDVAFKYGYQSLDGFTRAFKRWSGFLPSDVSKKGISKVFPKLSFVITIKGGSTMEFRIEDKPAFNLVGVSRRVPMQFEGVNMEIVKLAQSITDQQRAEMHSLQNMEPYEIVNASYDADANFLKEEGYLTHLIGVLTTEEQVSDLLEKVPVPACTWAIFPNEGPFPDTLQTTMARIYSEWLPSSNYEVIKVPTFSFTKMNEHKKGYAYSEVWIPVRKKH, encoded by the coding sequence ATGTTAAAAGAATTAAACGGTGTCATTGACTATATTGAAGAGCATTTAACAGACCATCTATCCCTTGAAAGAATTTCTGAATATGCCGGGGTGTCAGACTATCACCTTAGAAAGATATTTTTTTATCTTTCAGGAATGACCCTTAGTGAATATATAAAAAACAGAAGATTGTCGGAAGCAAATAAGGATTTATTAAATGGAGAAAAAGTAACGGACGTTGCTTTTAAATATGGTTACCAGTCATTGGACGGTTTTACCAGGGCATTTAAAAGGTGGAGTGGTTTTTTGCCTTCAGATGTAAGTAAAAAAGGCATAAGTAAAGTGTTTCCCAAGCTTTCATTTGTAATAACAATCAAAGGAGGAAGTACCATGGAGTTTAGAATTGAAGACAAGCCCGCATTTAATTTAGTCGGCGTAAGCAGGCGTGTTCCTATGCAGTTTGAAGGGGTTAATATGGAGATTGTAAAGCTTGCCCAAAGCATAACGGACCAACAAAGGGCAGAAATGCATTCTCTTCAAAATATGGAGCCCTATGAAATTGTAAATGCTTCTTATGATGCAGACGCTAATTTTTTAAAAGAAGAAGGCTACTTAACTCACTTGATCGGTGTATTAACCACTGAAGAACAAGTAAGTGATTTATTAGAAAAAGTGCCGGTGCCAGCCTGTACTTGGGCAATATTTCCCAATGAAGGGCCATTTCCTGATACTTTACAAACAACAATGGCAAGAATATATTCAGAATGGCTCCCCTCCTCAAATTACGAAGTGATCAAGGTCCCCACTTTTTCTTTTACTAAAATGAATGAACATAAAAAGGGTTACGCCTATAGTGAAGTTTGGATCCCTGTTCGAAAAAAACACTGA
- a CDS encoding DUF2935 domain-containing protein, whose translation MLTREKFIQISLETNLFFQRIMKEHLFFIETNLQPVEASLINEANSLKKSFEQLLHETVVYADGLISESAIRSNEFVTPYTLRAEKVTSRLTGAGLNTMITKAELELASNPKCVDGEQLESIVYAINARSINLLKEVIAFQRKILDLALGCKIFVTLYPEILEHVTWEAIYYLEMLKCLQNRKLPKKAVCEELDFWNNIMGEHGQFIDGMLDPSEEVLKGTAEGFAEQFEKLVEDCIKEAEKQIIHRSLVTTEEIRDFKEAATEGLLECEIKSIIPLLLADHVLREANHYLRLLRMMKGCR comes from the coding sequence TTGTTAACAAGGGAAAAATTTATTCAGATTTCTTTAGAAACCAATCTTTTTTTTCAAAGAATAATGAAAGAGCACTTGTTTTTTATTGAAACCAACTTACAACCGGTTGAAGCCAGTTTAATAAATGAAGCCAATAGTTTAAAAAAGAGTTTTGAACAGCTCTTACATGAAACGGTGGTCTATGCCGACGGCCTTATATCGGAGAGTGCCATTAGGTCAAATGAATTTGTAACCCCCTATACCCTAAGGGCCGAAAAAGTAACCTCAAGGTTAACCGGAGCAGGCCTTAATACAATGATCACCAAAGCTGAGCTTGAACTGGCCAGCAATCCAAAATGCGTTGATGGAGAACAGCTTGAGAGCATAGTATATGCAATAAATGCCAGATCTATTAATCTGCTGAAAGAAGTTATTGCTTTTCAAAGAAAAATATTGGACCTGGCATTGGGGTGTAAAATATTTGTCACCTTATATCCTGAAATATTAGAACATGTTACATGGGAAGCAATATACTACTTAGAAATGCTAAAATGCCTGCAGAACAGAAAGTTGCCGAAAAAAGCAGTCTGTGAAGAACTCGATTTCTGGAATAATATTATGGGGGAACATGGCCAGTTTATAGACGGGATGTTAGATCCAAGCGAAGAAGTTCTCAAGGGAACTGCCGAAGGCTTTGCGGAACAATTTGAAAAGTTAGTGGAAGACTGCATTAAGGAAGCCGAAAAGCAAATAATTCATAGAAGCTTGGTCACCACAGAAGAAATTAGAGACTTTAAAGAGGCGGCCACGGAAGGTTTATTGGAATGTGAAATTAAATCCATTATTCCCCTACTCCTTGCAGATCATGTGCTTCGTGAGGCCAATCATTACCTACGATTGCTGCGTATGATGAAAGGATGCAGGTAA
- the abc-f gene encoding ribosomal protection-like ABC-F family protein encodes MLLIECSKIKKSFGHRLILDIDDLKIYSEDRVGIVGVNGAGKTTLLNILSKRMEPDEGWVRLYGKAGFISQLDEPDRKYISEEAAAKFGIRPLWNGKMSGGEKTRFKLAQALEEPNMMIFADEPTVNVDMEGIELVEGKFADYQGALIIISHDRSLLDKLCTQIIEIENSKIKIYKGNYSDYRAQKMRERERAQFEYEEYIKEKKRLKTVMIKIKQKAKGMRKTPKRMGNSEARLHRLGPQRAMAGLERAVENVKKRIEHLEVKEKPKIPPAIKMDLLDSGKLHSKIIVEGENLNKAFGEKVIFKQAAFKIYNSSKVALIGPNGSGKSTLIKMIIDGDGAIKTAQGVKIGYFSQELEILREDQSIIESVMESSIYPENFARLILARLLFREDTVYKKISVLSGGERVKVSFAKILLADNNMLILDEPTNYLDINSLEVVEEALREYDRTLLFVSHDRRFVENVADQIMSIENYQIRMFSGPLSEYLAKKNKSSDSGAEEIEKQIILLKNRLSEVIGRLSMPSKEDDISALDREYYQILRELKNLEKK; translated from the coding sequence TTGTTATTAATTGAGTGCAGCAAGATTAAGAAGTCCTTTGGCCATAGGTTAATCCTGGATATAGATGACTTAAAGATTTATTCAGAGGATCGAGTCGGCATAGTAGGGGTTAATGGAGCAGGGAAAACTACCTTGCTTAATATATTAAGTAAAAGGATGGAGCCTGATGAGGGTTGGGTTAGGCTATACGGAAAGGCGGGGTTTATCTCCCAGCTGGATGAGCCCGATAGAAAGTATATAAGTGAGGAAGCCGCCGCTAAATTTGGGATTAGACCCCTTTGGAATGGGAAGATGAGTGGGGGTGAGAAAACCCGCTTTAAACTTGCACAGGCTTTGGAAGAGCCAAATATGATGATTTTTGCCGATGAACCTACCGTCAATGTGGATATGGAAGGCATTGAACTTGTTGAGGGGAAATTTGCAGACTATCAAGGGGCCCTAATAATCATTTCCCACGACCGGAGCCTTTTAGATAAGTTATGTACCCAGATTATCGAGATAGAAAATAGTAAAATAAAAATTTATAAGGGTAATTATAGTGATTATCGGGCTCAGAAGATGAGGGAAAGGGAGCGGGCTCAATTTGAATATGAGGAGTATATTAAAGAGAAAAAGCGGTTGAAAACAGTAATGATCAAGATCAAACAAAAGGCCAAGGGCATGAGGAAAACCCCCAAAAGGATGGGTAACTCCGAGGCCAGGCTCCATAGGCTGGGTCCCCAAAGGGCAATGGCTGGCTTGGAGAGGGCAGTTGAAAATGTTAAAAAGAGAATTGAACACTTAGAGGTTAAAGAAAAACCCAAAATTCCACCGGCTATTAAAATGGATCTTTTAGATTCCGGGAAACTCCATAGCAAAATAATCGTTGAAGGAGAAAATCTCAATAAAGCATTTGGTGAAAAGGTGATATTTAAACAGGCAGCCTTTAAGATATATAATAGCTCCAAAGTTGCTTTAATAGGCCCTAACGGTAGCGGCAAGAGCACCTTAATTAAAATGATTATCGACGGTGACGGGGCCATAAAAACTGCCCAGGGAGTAAAAATAGGTTACTTCAGCCAGGAGTTGGAAATTCTTCGAGAAGACCAAAGTATTATTGAAAGTGTAATGGAAAGCAGTATCTACCCTGAAAATTTCGCCCGGCTTATTCTGGCCAGACTGCTTTTTAGAGAGGATACTGTCTATAAAAAGATTAGTGTTCTAAGCGGTGGCGAAAGGGTAAAGGTTTCTTTTGCTAAAATACTTTTGGCGGATAACAATATGCTAATATTAGATGAACCCACCAATTATTTAGATATTAATTCTCTGGAAGTGGTAGAGGAAGCCCTCAGGGAATACGACCGAACTCTTTTATTTGTTTCCCATGATCGAAGGTTTGTAGAAAACGTGGCCGATCAGATCATGAGCATCGAGAATTATCAAATTAGAATGTTTTCCGGACCCCTCAGCGAGTATTTGGCAAAGAAAAACAAAAGCTCAGACAGTGGGGCTGAAGAAATTGAAAAACAAATAATTCTTCTGAAGAATCGTCTATCAGAGGTGATCGGAAGATTGTCAATGCCATCTAAAGAAGATGATATCTCAGCCCTGGACCGGGAATACTATCAAATTTTAAGGGAACTGAAAAATCTGGAGAAAAAATAA
- a CDS encoding MFS transporter — translation MFWFAAWGTFTTFSIFLKPLIEDFGWLRADITLAYSVSCIVQAICALGMGRLTDKFGPRLVVGVFGSLIALSYLLLSKVAFLWQYQLVYAVICGIGLSTVTVPIMTTIARWFDKKRGTVSGVVQAGMGIGGLVFAPFTGWMILEFGWRTSYQVLGFITLPLILLSALLLKGSPEDRPNLPNKTTAGGVPKKRNIKGFTIGKAIKTRQFWMIALMSLVTMVLSSILPNIPVTILMMGFVLTLLNQLGAPFRSDLTALLLLCIAFPAVIGGIVTPIGATTPNFLIISITQDVLGVTIPFSSWVIACLPIAAIQVVAMLLIFKFCYSTDLPGLKSIREIKGSIVEEYSALGQMSKRESFSLYVLCLAIFLFMVPGLVTISLGQEHSLAKLFNTYLSMEKVALFAAIVLLIIPIDWKNREYVLSWKEAGESLDLGLFLFIAVTMTLPAAFMETGLLDYVTIVLQDLVGEMFPILVVFILACLVSLLSQLGLQMPLIALFIPITASLIDAIGGNPLAAVLAVGMAAVGTTYAVPVSTPVHVIPFSTGRISMGQFAKSGVAFSIVSTLLLVFVLYPLACLIL, via the coding sequence ATGTTCTGGTTTGCGGCCTGGGGAACCTTTACCACCTTTAGTATCTTCTTAAAACCGCTAATTGAAGATTTTGGCTGGCTGAGGGCAGATATTACGCTGGCCTATTCAGTTTCATGTATTGTGCAGGCCATCTGTGCACTGGGCATGGGGAGGTTAACAGATAAGTTTGGGCCGCGGCTAGTGGTGGGTGTATTTGGTTCTTTAATCGCCTTGTCCTATCTATTGCTTTCAAAGGTGGCTTTTCTTTGGCAATACCAGCTTGTTTATGCGGTTATATGTGGCATTGGGCTTAGCACTGTCACTGTTCCCATTATGACTACCATCGCAAGATGGTTTGATAAAAAACGAGGGACTGTTTCCGGGGTAGTCCAAGCCGGAATGGGGATAGGTGGTTTAGTATTTGCACCCTTTACCGGTTGGATGATCCTGGAGTTTGGCTGGCGAACTTCTTATCAAGTTCTTGGTTTTATAACCTTACCTCTTATTTTGCTCTCAGCGCTACTATTAAAAGGCAGCCCAGAGGATAGGCCGAATTTACCGAATAAAACAACAGCGGGAGGGGTTCCTAAAAAGCGCAATATCAAGGGGTTTACCATAGGTAAGGCAATTAAAACAAGGCAATTTTGGATGATTGCTCTTATGTCGCTGGTAACTATGGTTTTAAGTTCTATATTGCCTAACATTCCTGTTACTATTTTAATGATGGGTTTTGTTTTAACATTGCTTAATCAATTGGGGGCACCATTTAGAAGCGATTTAACGGCCCTTTTATTACTGTGTATAGCTTTCCCTGCGGTGATAGGCGGTATTGTAACCCCAATTGGTGCCACAACACCTAATTTTTTAATAATTAGTATTACTCAAGACGTTCTTGGAGTTACCATACCCTTTAGTAGCTGGGTCATTGCATGTTTACCTATAGCCGCCATACAAGTCGTAGCTATGTTGCTAATTTTTAAGTTCTGTTACAGCACTGATCTTCCTGGTTTAAAAAGCATAAGGGAAATAAAAGGATCTATTGTTGAGGAATATAGTGCTTTGGGCCAAATGTCAAAAAGAGAATCCTTTTCACTTTATGTCTTATGTTTAGCCATTTTTCTGTTTATGGTTCCAGGTCTTGTTACGATTAGTTTAGGGCAAGAACATTCTTTGGCGAAACTATTTAACACCTACCTAAGCATGGAAAAAGTAGCACTTTTTGCAGCCATAGTGCTATTAATTATCCCCATTGACTGGAAAAACCGAGAATATGTTTTATCTTGGAAAGAAGCCGGCGAATCACTGGACCTGGGTTTGTTTCTATTTATTGCAGTAACAATGACTTTGCCCGCCGCATTTATGGAAACAGGGCTGTTGGATTATGTAACTATTGTGTTGCAAGATCTTGTGGGTGAAATGTTTCCGATTTTAGTGGTGTTTATATTGGCTTGCTTAGTAAGTCTTTTAAGTCAATTGGGCTTACAAATGCCACTGATAGCCTTGTTTATACCCATAACGGCCAGTTTAATAGATGCTATTGGGGGAAACCCTTTGGCAGCAGTGCTGGCGGTGGGTATGGCAGCGGTGGGAACTACTTATGCCGTGCCTGTCAGTACACCCGTTCACGTGATACCATTTTCCACGGGTAGAATTTCAATGGGTCAATTTGCAAAGAGTGGTGTGGCTTTTAGCATAGTATCTACTTTACTTTTAGTTTTTGTGCTTTATCCGCTGGCTTGTTTAATTTTATAA
- a CDS encoding FAD-dependent oxidoreductase — protein MFKGLGNSCIFNPATGHEREVVIKPAQQKKKILVIGGGPAGLEAARVAQIRGHEVILLEKDVALGGQFLEAGRAPHKDIFSKAAIHMGYRAFKAGVDIRVYTPANEERIREINPDVIIVATGAEPIIPDIPGIDRPNVFEARKVIVSDQYISAHKVAVIGGGLIGLEAMEILSQQGKEVVVIEMTDQVGKDLEMYIKPYVFGIIEEKSVAVHTNTKCVEIKDDSIIVEKEGRRQEIPCGAVVIAVGSKSNTSIVDTVKRLGYDYYLVGDAKEPAKILPAIWGANEIARTI, from the coding sequence ATGTTCAAAGGTTTAGGCAATAGCTGTATCTTTAATCCTGCCACCGGCCATGAAAGGGAAGTGGTGATCAAACCTGCCCAACAAAAGAAAAAGATACTGGTTATCGGGGGAGGACCGGCAGGATTAGAAGCAGCCAGGGTAGCACAAATTCGAGGGCATGAAGTTATTCTTCTGGAAAAGGATGTTGCCCTGGGTGGGCAATTCCTTGAAGCCGGCCGTGCACCCCATAAGGATATTTTCTCTAAGGCAGCCATCCATATGGGCTACCGGGCATTTAAGGCAGGTGTGGATATCAGGGTTTATACTCCTGCAAATGAAGAAAGAATAAGGGAGATCAATCCTGATGTAATCATAGTAGCCACCGGGGCTGAACCGATAATACCGGATATCCCGGGTATTGACCGCCCCAATGTGTTTGAGGCAAGGAAGGTTATAGTATCAGACCAATACATCAGTGCCCATAAGGTGGCTGTTATAGGTGGCGGGCTAATTGGATTGGAAGCAATGGAAATTCTCAGCCAGCAAGGTAAAGAGGTTGTAGTTATTGAAATGACGGACCAGGTTGGTAAAGACCTGGAGATGTATATAAAGCCTTATGTTTTTGGTATTATTGAAGAAAAGTCCGTGGCCGTTCATACCAATACTAAATGTGTTGAAATTAAGGATGATTCTATCATTGTTGAGAAAGAAGGAAGGCGGCAAGAAATACCTTGTGGGGCGGTAGTTATAGCCGTTGGCTCCAAGAGCAACACATCCATTGTGGATACGGTGAAGAGGCTTGGCTATGACTATTACCTTGTAGGCGATGCCAAAGAACCGGCAAAAATCTTGCCGGCCATATGGGGGGCAAACGAAATCGCCAGAACTATTTAG